TGGTCCCAAGTTCGGCACCCGCGATCTGCGCTGCCTGATCGAAGCTCGCCCTGCCAACCACGAACCTGTTACCGCGTCCAATCAGGCCGCTACGCTCGATGAGGCCGTAAGAGGGGCGACGGGGCAGTTGCACCGACTACTGGAAACCCTCTTTGGGCGAATGGAAGACAAAACTTGAAATCTCTCATGCAAGACGACCTGGCCTTTCTCTTGGCAGAGCACGAGTCTCCGTGCCTGTCGCTCTATCAGCCAACGCACCGGCACCACCCGGAGAATCTGCAAGATCCCATACGCTATCGGAACCTGCTCAAGGCTCTCGAAGCATCCTTGCGTCAACACTCGGCCAGGGAGGTTGACCAGCTGCTCGCTCCATTTCAGGAACTGGCCCATGATACGCAATTCTGGAATCACACCGCCGATGGTCTGGCAGTGTTGGGCTCTCCGGGTGTGTTCCGGGTATTCACCCTCCAACGACCGGTAGGGGAGCTGGCTGTCGTGGCGAATAGCTTTCACGTGAAACCACTGCTGCGAATCCTGCAGTCCGCCGGGCGCTATCAGGTGCTATGCCTGAACCGGCAGGAGATTAAGCTCTTCGAGGGCGATTTTTCCGTCCTTGGCGAGGTGGCGTTGGCTGCGGGAGTTCCCCGTACCATCACGGACGCGCTGGGGGAGGAACTGACGGAGCTCCATCAGACCGTTGCATCCTACGGCGGAACCGCTCTGGGCTCGAACATGCGGCACGCTCACGGTTCGAAGAAAGACGCGTTGGAAATCGACGATGAACGATTCTTCCGCGCCGTTGACCGGGCAATTCTAG
This genomic window from Terriglobales bacterium contains:
- a CDS encoding HPF/RaiA family ribosome-associated protein, which gives rise to MVLVKIQINSDSSVSVDEELSRSVKAEVGNGLSRFEQRITRVEVHLSDVNGPKFGTRDLRCLIEARPANHEPVTASNQAATLDEAVRGATGQLHRLLETLFGRMEDKT